From the Plodia interpunctella isolate USDA-ARS_2022_Savannah chromosome 5, ilPloInte3.2, whole genome shotgun sequence genome, one window contains:
- the LOC128670262 gene encoding sporozoite surface protein 2-like isoform X4, whose protein sequence is MGWYQVVVLVCVCVTQFESYHARVFLENDSLIRKARSHSPQAETNEDLALEPVQYNVATEQECTTCSTGKRIRREATSGPNNKGKGKKIVTTITISPHSQLPPLRINVIHNLTEPKSTGPKSNNTKPKTPSTNATAPGHNTTTPSSESPSPNQSPKPPPNSGPGNDTNSQPPSSNATNHSTSPPKQNTTGLEPSKNSSKPPEPSSSQADTTNSSASSSGDGSQATATTSTAKNASSSDTNAPESNQNPNQTPQPSSTNTTESKDPPTEPTNDTPNKPKTPQDSPSPSNQNEPEDQNKPNNTQNSPQNKTSVQRVIELRLPRSQSIIIQLKQ, encoded by the exons ATGGGGTGGTATCAGGTGGTTGTGTtggtgtgtgtgtgcgtgACACAG tttgAGTCATATCACGCTCGTGTATTTCTGGAAAATGATTCGTTAATCAGAAAAGCAAGATCACACTCACCACAAGCTGAAACTAATGAAGACCTGGCATTAGAGCCAGTACAATACAATGTTGCCACAGAACAAGAATGTACAACATGCAGCACAGGTAAGAGAATACGTAGAGAGGCAACAAGCGGTCCAAATAATAAAGGAAAagggaaaaaaattgtaaccaCAATTACAATTTCACCTCATAGCCAATTACCACCGCTAAGAATTAATGTTATACACAATTTGACTGAACCTAAAAGCACTGGCCCAAAGTCTAACAATACGAAACCAAAAACACCAAGTACTAACGCAACTGCTCCAGGCCATAATACAACAACGCCCTCTTCAGAAAGTCCGTCGCCTAATCAAAGTCCAAAACCGCCTCCTAATTCAGGGCCGGGAAATGATACCAACTCACAACCACCAAGTTCTAATGCTACAAACCATTCTACGTCACCACCGAAACAAAATACAACGGGATTGGAGCCTTCTAAAAATTCAAGTAAACCACCAGAGCCATCAAGTTCTCAAGCTGACACTACAAATTCATCTGCTTCAAGTAGCGGTGATGGATCCCAAGCAACTGCTACTACATCTACAGCCAAAAATGCATCTAGTAGTGATACTAATGCCCCTGAATCTAATCAAAATCCAAATCAAACACCACAACCATCAAGCACTAATACTACAGAATCAAAAGATCCTCCAACAGAACCAACTAATGACACACCTAATAAACCGAAAACGCCACAAGACTCTCCATCTCcatcaaatcaaaatgaacCAGAAGATCAAAATAAACCAAACAACACGCAAAATTctccacaaaataaaacttcg GTCCAGCGAGTTATAGAACTACGACTCCCCAGATCACaatcaataattatacaattgaAACAGTAA
- the LOC128670262 gene encoding sporozoite surface protein 2-like isoform X3 — MGWYQVVVLVCVCVTQFESYHARVFLENDSLIRKARSHSPQAETNEDLALEPVQYNVATEQECTTCSTGKRIRREATSGPNNKGKGKKIVTTITISPHSQLPPLRINVIHNLTEPKSTGPKSNNTKPKTPSTNATAPGHNTTTPSSESPSPNQSPKPPPNSGPGNDTNSQPPSSNATNHSTSPPKQNTTGLEPSKNSSKPPEPSSSQADTTNSSASSSGDGSQATATTSTAKNASSSDTNAPESNQNPNQTPQPSSTNTTESKDPPTEPTNDTPNKPKTPQDSPSPSNQNEPEDQNKPNNTQNSPQNKTSNPVTTNDIYQHSNSLINNNTTYITF, encoded by the exons ATGGGGTGGTATCAGGTGGTTGTGTtggtgtgtgtgtgcgtgACACAG tttgAGTCATATCACGCTCGTGTATTTCTGGAAAATGATTCGTTAATCAGAAAAGCAAGATCACACTCACCACAAGCTGAAACTAATGAAGACCTGGCATTAGAGCCAGTACAATACAATGTTGCCACAGAACAAGAATGTACAACATGCAGCACAGGTAAGAGAATACGTAGAGAGGCAACAAGCGGTCCAAATAATAAAGGAAAagggaaaaaaattgtaaccaCAATTACAATTTCACCTCATAGCCAATTACCACCGCTAAGAATTAATGTTATACACAATTTGACTGAACCTAAAAGCACTGGCCCAAAGTCTAACAATACGAAACCAAAAACACCAAGTACTAACGCAACTGCTCCAGGCCATAATACAACAACGCCCTCTTCAGAAAGTCCGTCGCCTAATCAAAGTCCAAAACCGCCTCCTAATTCAGGGCCGGGAAATGATACCAACTCACAACCACCAAGTTCTAATGCTACAAACCATTCTACGTCACCACCGAAACAAAATACAACGGGATTGGAGCCTTCTAAAAATTCAAGTAAACCACCAGAGCCATCAAGTTCTCAAGCTGACACTACAAATTCATCTGCTTCAAGTAGCGGTGATGGATCCCAAGCAACTGCTACTACATCTACAGCCAAAAATGCATCTAGTAGTGATACTAATGCCCCTGAATCTAATCAAAATCCAAATCAAACACCACAACCATCAAGCACTAATACTACAGAATCAAAAGATCCTCCAACAGAACCAACTAATGACACACCTAATAAACCGAAAACGCCACAAGACTCTCCATCTCcatcaaatcaaaatgaacCAGAAGATCAAAATAAACCAAACAACACGCAAAATTctccacaaaataaaacttcg aaTCCAGTGACTACTAACGATATTTATCAACACAGCAactctttaataaataataatactacatacattacattttga
- the LOC128670262 gene encoding uncharacterized protein LOC128670262 isoform X2: MVFNATNVTNTRNMHGSAASDAVITETFVVTTEVKKINGSTSNISAIANNKTDEFSPTTVINATKTIVTVKETVTESFSNDTAISYNETLLSSNKTDSSNNNSTGVMTSSVDNAEVLTMTSTLTSEQDTITESEPDSGKNRNDTFGPQTITMHVNMSTVVDTVSESNSSATALAYDSNTSNNGTDDFSAASATASSVTETYQASTGNFAILESNNTSQDAPTKSVLETGSYNASQDYISKGNANASSESFGKNATAIAVARADSAIIKVFDKETENISRENPQSNSPKALPVTDNHKNEQNTSGTPIVNISSIENKSASTLDMKLPANETNTKPIDTLNTSNNKNFVNNVTVPYLLSSNETNQLGNFSLINGTIHNKLSPALEPNTTINDGAKSTNNSSCIPKISQQEHFGMVPNEVRHQTNKLSTLNMTKNATSTIGTDSKVNAANITNNSSKHLDYNDTIIGTTNIKLNNDLPKSNVNHSTHESFAEVISEYSSGPKLVTTSNYTISHVNSTINGSHIPIALTETKNITTQTLSISESAANATSISFDGIVFNATNGTNSKGNMHGSAASDAVITETFVVTTEVEKINGSTSNVNAMTNNKTDDFSPTTAINATKTIVTVKEIVTESFSNDTAISYNETLPSSNKTDSSNNNSTGVMMSSVDNAEVLTMTSTLTSEQDTIMESQPDSGKNRNDTFGPQTVTMQANMSTVVDTISESNSSATALSYDSNASNNGTDDFSAASATASSVTETYQASTGNFAILESNDTSQDAPTKSVLETGSYNASQEYISEESSDY; encoded by the exons ATGGTATTTAACGCAACAAATGTCACCAATACTAGAAATATGCATGGAAGCGCTGCCTCAGACGCAGTAATTACCGAAACGTTTGTAGTAACCACTGAAGTAAAAAAGATCAATGGATCAACTTCTAATATCAGCGCAATAGCCAATAATAAAACGGACGAATTTTCTCCTACTACAGTCATTAAtgcaacaaaaacaattgTCACGGTCAAAGAAACAGTCACCGAATCATTTTCTAATGATACTGCTATCTCGTATAATGAAACGTTATTATCTTCCAATAAAACCGATTCTTCTAACAACAACAGTACAGGAGTAATGACGTCATCTGTAGATAATGCAGAGGTTCTTACAATGACAAGTACATTAACATCTGAGCAAGATACCATTACGGAGTCGGAGCCCGATagtggaaaaaacaggaatgACACGTTTGGACCACAAACAATCACTATGCATGTAAATATGTCAACAGTCGTAGACACGGTATCGGAGTCAAATTCTAGCGCTACCGCATTAGCGTATGATTCCAACACATCAAACAATGGCACAGACGACTTTTCTGCAGCATCAGCCACTGCGTCAAGTGTCACAGAAACATATCAAGCATCAACTGGAAATTTCGCCATCTTAGAATCCAATAACACGTCCCAAGATGCTCCTACCAAATCTGTATTGGAAACTGGATCTTACAACGCCAGTCAAGATTATATAAGTAAAGGTAATGCCAATGCTTCATCAGAGAGTTTTGGCAAAAATGCGACTGCTATTGCTGTTGCCAGAGCAGATTCAGCtattattaaagtatttgATAAAGAAACCGAAAACATTAGTAGAGAAAACCCACAAAGCAACAGCCCAAAAGCTCTGCCAGTGACtgataatcataaaaatgaacaaaatacaTCAGGAACTCCTATTGTGAACATATCaagtattgaaaataaatcagcAAGTACGCTAGACATGAAATTACCAGCAAACGAAACAAATACTAAACCAATTGACACTTTGAAcacaagtaataataaaaattttgtgaaCAATGTTACGGTACCATATCTGTTAAGTTCGAATGAAACAAATCAACTTGGCAATTTTTCACTAATCAATGGTACCATACACAATAAGTTATCGCCAGCCCTAGAACCAAATACAACTATCAATGATGGTGCCAAATCAACTAATAATTCATCATGTATTCCAAAAATTTCGCAACAAGAACACTTCGGCATGGTTCCAAATGAAGTCAGACATCAAACGAACAAGTTGTCAACCCTAAACATGACAAAAAATGCCACTAGCACAATAGGAACTGATTCTAAAGTAAATGCTGCCAATATCACAAATAATTCGAGTAAACATTTGGATTACAATGATACTATTATCGGAACaaccaatataaaattaaacaacgaTTTACCTAAATCCAACGTAAATCATTCAACCCATGAATCTTTCGCTGAAGTGATTTCTGAATATTCTTCGGGTCCAAAATTGGTTACTACTAGTAATTATACTATATCCCATGTCAACTCAACTATCAACGGATCACACATTCCAATAGCGCTCacagaaactaaaaatattactactcAAACATTATCAATATCCGAATCAGCAGCAAATGCTACTTCCATATCTTTCGACGGAATAGTATTTAATGCAACAAATGGCACCAATTCTAAAGGAAATATGCATGGAAGCGCTGCCTCAGACGCAGTAATTACCGAAACGTTTGTAGTGACCACTGAAGTAGAAAAGATCAATGGATCAACTTCTAATGTCAACGCAATGACCAATAATAAAACGGACGATTTTTCTCCCACTACAGCCATTAAtgcaacaaaaacaattgTCACGGTCAAAGAAATAGTCACCGAATCATTTTCTAATGACACTGCCATCTCGTATAATGAAACGTTACCATCTTCCAATAAAACCGACTCTTCTAACAACAACAGTACAGGAGTAATGATGTCATCTGTAGATAATGCAGAGGTTCTTACAATGACAAGTACATTAACATCTGAGCAAGATACCATTATGGAATCGCAGCCCGATagtggaaaaaacaggaatgACACGTTTGGACCACAAACAGTCACTATGCAAGCAAATATGTCAACAGTCGTAGACACGATATCGGAGTCAAATTCTAGCGCTACCGCATTATCGTATGATTCTAACGCATCAAACAATGGCACAGACGATTTTTCTGCAGCATCAGCCACTGCGTCAAGTGTCACAGAAACATATCAAGCATCAACTGGAAATTTTGCCATCTTAGAATCCAATGACACATCCCAAGATGCTCCTACCAAATCTGTATTGGAAACTGGATCTTACAACGCCAGTCAAGAATATATAAGTGAAG aaTCCAGTGACTACTAA
- the LOC128670262 gene encoding uncharacterized protein LOC128670262 isoform X1, with protein sequence MVFNATNVTNTRNMHGSAASDAVITETFVVTTEVKKINGSTSNISAIANNKTDEFSPTTVINATKTIVTVKETVTESFSNDTAISYNETLLSSNKTDSSNNNSTGVMTSSVDNAEVLTMTSTLTSEQDTITESEPDSGKNRNDTFGPQTITMHVNMSTVVDTVSESNSSATALAYDSNTSNNGTDDFSAASATASSVTETYQASTGNFAILESNNTSQDAPTKSVLETGSYNASQDYISKGNANASSESFGKNATAIAVARADSAIIKVFDKETENISRENPQSNSPKALPVTDNHKNEQNTSGTPIVNISSIENKSASTLDMKLPANETNTKPIDTLNTSNNKNFVNNVTVPYLLSSNETNQLGNFSLINGTIHNKLSPALEPNTTINDGAKSTNNSSCIPKISQQEHFGMVPNEVRHQTNKLSTLNMTKNATSTIGTDSKVNAANITNNSSKHLDYNDTIIGTTNIKLNNDLPKSNVNHSTHESFAEVISEYSSGPKLVTTSNYTISHVNSTINGSHIPIALTETKNITTQTLSISESAANATSISFDGIVFNATNGTNSKGNMHGSAASDAVITETFVVTTEVEKINGSTSNVNAMTNNKTDDFSPTTAINATKTIVTVKEIVTESFSNDTAISYNETLPSSNKTDSSNNNSTGVMMSSVDNAEVLTMTSTLTSEQDTIMESQPDSGKNRNDTFGPQTVTMQANMSTVVDTISESNSSATALSYDSNASNNGTDDFSAASATASSVTETYQASTGNFAILESNDTSQDAPTKSVLETGSYNASQEYISEGSANASSESFGKNATAIAVARADPAVIKVFDKESENISRENPQSNS encoded by the coding sequence ATGGTATTTAACGCAACAAATGTCACCAATACTAGAAATATGCATGGAAGCGCTGCCTCAGACGCAGTAATTACCGAAACGTTTGTAGTAACCACTGAAGTAAAAAAGATCAATGGATCAACTTCTAATATCAGCGCAATAGCCAATAATAAAACGGACGAATTTTCTCCTACTACAGTCATTAAtgcaacaaaaacaattgTCACGGTCAAAGAAACAGTCACCGAATCATTTTCTAATGATACTGCTATCTCGTATAATGAAACGTTATTATCTTCCAATAAAACCGATTCTTCTAACAACAACAGTACAGGAGTAATGACGTCATCTGTAGATAATGCAGAGGTTCTTACAATGACAAGTACATTAACATCTGAGCAAGATACCATTACGGAGTCGGAGCCCGATagtggaaaaaacaggaatgACACGTTTGGACCACAAACAATCACTATGCATGTAAATATGTCAACAGTCGTAGACACGGTATCGGAGTCAAATTCTAGCGCTACCGCATTAGCGTATGATTCCAACACATCAAACAATGGCACAGACGACTTTTCTGCAGCATCAGCCACTGCGTCAAGTGTCACAGAAACATATCAAGCATCAACTGGAAATTTCGCCATCTTAGAATCCAATAACACGTCCCAAGATGCTCCTACCAAATCTGTATTGGAAACTGGATCTTACAACGCCAGTCAAGATTATATAAGTAAAGGTAATGCCAATGCTTCATCAGAGAGTTTTGGCAAAAATGCGACTGCTATTGCTGTTGCCAGAGCAGATTCAGCtattattaaagtatttgATAAAGAAACCGAAAACATTAGTAGAGAAAACCCACAAAGCAACAGCCCAAAAGCTCTGCCAGTGACtgataatcataaaaatgaacaaaatacaTCAGGAACTCCTATTGTGAACATATCaagtattgaaaataaatcagcAAGTACGCTAGACATGAAATTACCAGCAAACGAAACAAATACTAAACCAATTGACACTTTGAAcacaagtaataataaaaattttgtgaaCAATGTTACGGTACCATATCTGTTAAGTTCGAATGAAACAAATCAACTTGGCAATTTTTCACTAATCAATGGTACCATACACAATAAGTTATCGCCAGCCCTAGAACCAAATACAACTATCAATGATGGTGCCAAATCAACTAATAATTCATCATGTATTCCAAAAATTTCGCAACAAGAACACTTCGGCATGGTTCCAAATGAAGTCAGACATCAAACGAACAAGTTGTCAACCCTAAACATGACAAAAAATGCCACTAGCACAATAGGAACTGATTCTAAAGTAAATGCTGCCAATATCACAAATAATTCGAGTAAACATTTGGATTACAATGATACTATTATCGGAACaaccaatataaaattaaacaacgaTTTACCTAAATCCAACGTAAATCATTCAACCCATGAATCTTTCGCTGAAGTGATTTCTGAATATTCTTCGGGTCCAAAATTGGTTACTACTAGTAATTATACTATATCCCATGTCAACTCAACTATCAACGGATCACACATTCCAATAGCGCTCacagaaactaaaaatattactactcAAACATTATCAATATCCGAATCAGCAGCAAATGCTACTTCCATATCTTTCGACGGAATAGTATTTAATGCAACAAATGGCACCAATTCTAAAGGAAATATGCATGGAAGCGCTGCCTCAGACGCAGTAATTACCGAAACGTTTGTAGTGACCACTGAAGTAGAAAAGATCAATGGATCAACTTCTAATGTCAACGCAATGACCAATAATAAAACGGACGATTTTTCTCCCACTACAGCCATTAAtgcaacaaaaacaattgTCACGGTCAAAGAAATAGTCACCGAATCATTTTCTAATGACACTGCCATCTCGTATAATGAAACGTTACCATCTTCCAATAAAACCGACTCTTCTAACAACAACAGTACAGGAGTAATGATGTCATCTGTAGATAATGCAGAGGTTCTTACAATGACAAGTACATTAACATCTGAGCAAGATACCATTATGGAATCGCAGCCCGATagtggaaaaaacaggaatgACACGTTTGGACCACAAACAGTCACTATGCAAGCAAATATGTCAACAGTCGTAGACACGATATCGGAGTCAAATTCTAGCGCTACCGCATTATCGTATGATTCTAACGCATCAAACAATGGCACAGACGATTTTTCTGCAGCATCAGCCACTGCGTCAAGTGTCACAGAAACATATCAAGCATCAACTGGAAATTTTGCCATCTTAGAATCCAATGACACATCCCAAGATGCTCCTACCAAATCTGTATTGGAAACTGGATCTTACAACGCCAGTCAAGAATATATAAGTGAAGGTAGTGCCAATGCTTCATCAGAGAGTTTTGGCAAAAATGCAACTGCTATTGCTGTTGCCAGAGCAGATCCAGCTGTTATTAAAGTATTTGATAAAGAAAGCGAAAACATTAGTAGAGAAAACCCACAAAGTAACAGCTGA